A genomic stretch from Aerococcaceae bacterium zg-1292 includes:
- a CDS encoding type IV toxin-antitoxin system AbiEi family antitoxin domain-containing protein — MDLLEKPVYNYIKNNHGVITFRDMEELNFSYQQLNQLVSKGKVESIERGIYHLPDTYIDDYFSLQYRFPKGIYSLETALWLHGLSLTIPFEPVMTFPFGTNTRLMKEAGVKPIVARNYHEIGIIKLERQAGQSISVYGMERTLVECLRTAYHVDIQVIAPAFQAYFKKGAVDYTKLYHYAHLFKVTEKLQSYVEVLS, encoded by the coding sequence ATGGATTTGTTAGAGAAACCTGTTTATAATTATATTAAAAATAATCATGGAGTAATAACTTTTCGTGATATGGAAGAGCTTAACTTTTCCTATCAACAACTGAATCAATTAGTCTCAAAAGGGAAAGTGGAATCAATTGAAAGAGGTATTTACCATCTGCCAGATACCTATATCGATGACTATTTTAGTTTACAGTACCGTTTTCCAAAAGGAATTTATTCCTTAGAAACAGCACTTTGGTTACATGGTCTTTCCCTTACCATTCCATTTGAGCCTGTTATGACTTTTCCTTTTGGGACAAATACGAGGCTAATGAAAGAAGCTGGTGTCAAGCCGATTGTTGCTAGAAATTATCATGAAATCGGTATTATTAAACTGGAGCGACAGGCTGGACAGTCTATATCAGTGTATGGTATGGAACGAACATTAGTGGAGTGTTTGAGAACAGCTTACCATGTCGATATTCAAGTTATTGCTCCAGCTTTTCAAGCTTACTTCAAAAAAGGAGCTGTAGACTACACTAAGTTGTATCACTATGCTCACCTATTTAAAGTAACCGAAAAACTACAATCATATGTGGAGGTCTTGTCGTGA
- a CDS encoding DUF4767 domain-containing protein, with protein sequence MLKIVSAERLNDESEELYGLLIEQIGNGIKISNRNFALGNTFSFNDQVLKLLSEKANFMSEEAKKLAIAEMRLIDYALNQLGITYETLLPAMLSLKSEQFNFSFARSNEIDDAINTELINALKENNSLYTEWVNQYKGEILNNRSKSLAHLNSMIAEYEQFTWQTKNKSESLDVFMQNWSAQMNQQYQRMFKDSIVMPGHFDNPITITAKVFKKSTIQGHPVNWSVNEDMTYNGSIYVVVDVYQQINQLNGHLYIFTIHDGQPIVLHANGNIDSENLDFKPTKNIMLVEGFQQIVSEREIYTRDINHSTKENELNEPKHESNHDFHINEKTPENFVKEYGEKVGKEFLFASPATYRVFKNLSIPDELLDNMTVNGQEVSTKFYGMYGGQGDSFVEWIEIFVDSQSSQIIIFAEQDGQKKVLVNSDLMIVQGKIDFIEASDPILLQWY encoded by the coding sequence GTGCTGAAAATAGTTTCTGCTGAAAGATTAAATGATGAGTCAGAAGAACTTTACGGATTATTGATTGAGCAAATTGGTAATGGAATAAAAATTTCAAATAGGAATTTTGCATTGGGTAATACATTTTCGTTTAATGACCAGGTTTTAAAGTTATTGTCTGAAAAAGCTAATTTTATGTCAGAGGAGGCTAAAAAATTAGCTATAGCGGAGATGCGATTAATTGATTATGCATTGAATCAATTGGGCATTACTTATGAAACATTATTGCCAGCTATGCTTAGTTTGAAAAGTGAGCAATTTAATTTTTCTTTTGCAAGAAGCAATGAAATTGATGATGCCATTAATACAGAGCTTATAAATGCTTTGAAAGAAAATAACTCCTTATACACAGAATGGGTTAATCAATATAAAGGAGAAATTTTGAATAATCGCTCAAAAAGTCTTGCTCATTTAAATTCTATGATTGCAGAATACGAACAATTTACATGGCAAACAAAAAATAAGTCTGAATCGCTTGACGTTTTCATGCAAAATTGGTCGGCGCAAATGAATCAACAATATCAACGAATGTTTAAAGATTCAATCGTCATGCCAGGACATTTTGATAATCCAATTACTATCACTGCGAAGGTTTTTAAAAAGAGTACTATTCAAGGTCATCCAGTTAACTGGAGTGTAAATGAAGATATGACTTATAATGGTTCAATATATGTCGTTGTGGATGTGTATCAACAAATAAATCAACTAAATGGACATCTTTATATTTTCACCATTCATGATGGGCAACCAATTGTTTTACATGCGAATGGTAATATTGATAGTGAAAATTTAGATTTTAAACCAACTAAAAATATTATGTTAGTAGAAGGATTTCAACAAATAGTAAGTGAGCGTGAAATATATACTAGAGATATAAATCATTCTACAAAGGAAAATGAGTTGAATGAACCAAAACATGAATCGAATCATGATTTTCATATCAATGAAAAAACACCGGAAAATTTTGTAAAAGAGTATGGTGAGAAAGTAGGAAAAGAATTTTTATTCGCTTCTCCAGCGACCTATAGAGTATTTAAAAATCTATCGATTCCAGATGAGTTGTTAGATAATATGACTGTCAACGGACAAGAGGTTTCAACAAAATTTTATGGAATGTACGGTGGACAAGGAGATAGCTTTGTAGAATGGATTGAAATTTTTGTGGATTCACAATCATCGCAAATTATAATTTTTGCTGAACAAGATGGGCAGAAAAAAGTCTTAGTGAATTCTGATTTGATGATAGTTCAAGGCAAAATAGATTTTATTGAAGCTAGTGATCCAATATTATTGCAGTGGTATTGA
- a CDS encoding GntR family transcriptional regulator, protein MNIQINNSSNDPIYLQIKKQIKAQIISGDLKVGEQLPSIRFLAKELRVSMLTAKRAFDELELDGFINSVQGKGNFVAAQNKELIREEYLKRIEGKFQEVVELSNIAGVSSDELVVMLKSYVEGEYE, encoded by the coding sequence ATGAATATTCAGATAAATAATTCCAGTAATGATCCAATATATTTGCAAATAAAAAAACAAATTAAAGCACAAATTATTTCTGGAGACTTGAAAGTAGGGGAGCAACTACCTTCGATAAGATTTTTGGCGAAAGAATTAAGAGTAAGTATGTTAACTGCAAAAAGAGCGTTTGATGAATTAGAGTTAGACGGTTTCATAAATTCGGTACAAGGGAAAGGTAATTTTGTGGCAGCACAGAATAAAGAACTAATCCGTGAAGAATACTTAAAGCGAATTGAGGGGAAGTTTCAAGAAGTAGTTGAGCTTTCAAATATTGCAGGTGTATCTAGCGATGAATTGGTAGTAATGTTAAAGAGTTATGTGGAGGGTGAATATGAGTAA
- a CDS encoding ABC transporter ATP-binding protein: MSKYAIEIKDLVKTFDNFKLGPVNFTIPKGTIVGYIGQNGAGKSTTIKLLLGLLKKDSGEIRILNEKNPNNIEIKDKLGVVFDDLLVPEEMSLVDVEKFCSRLYSKWDKNMFYELIGKFNLPQKKIIKNYSRGMKMKLSMIVALSHNAEVLILDEATSGLDPIVREEILDLLLDFMQDENHTILISSHILSDLEKVADYIAFIHDGKILFMETKDELKENFGICTLSNAEVNNIDEEAIIGRRVHSFGQELLVKKNLIPNGIELQKPSIEDIMIYFVKGAKR; encoded by the coding sequence ATGAGTAAATATGCTATTGAAATTAAAGATTTAGTAAAAACATTCGACAATTTCAAACTAGGACCAGTAAATTTTACAATACCTAAAGGAACGATAGTGGGTTATATCGGACAGAATGGAGCAGGTAAGAGTACGACCATAAAATTATTACTTGGTCTGTTAAAAAAAGATTCTGGCGAAATAAGAATTTTGAATGAGAAAAATCCTAATAATATTGAAATAAAAGATAAGCTTGGAGTCGTATTTGATGATTTATTAGTACCAGAAGAAATGTCATTGGTTGATGTTGAAAAATTTTGTTCTAGGCTCTATTCGAAATGGGATAAGAATATGTTTTATGAATTAATCGGAAAATTTAATTTGCCGCAGAAAAAAATTATCAAAAATTATTCTCGTGGTATGAAAATGAAACTTTCAATGATTGTTGCCTTATCTCATAATGCAGAGGTTCTTATTTTAGATGAAGCAACAAGCGGACTTGACCCTATTGTAAGAGAGGAAATCTTGGATTTACTATTAGATTTCATGCAAGATGAAAATCATACAATTCTTATTTCTTCTCATATTTTATCAGACTTAGAGAAAGTTGCAGATTACATTGCATTTATTCACGATGGCAAAATATTATTTATGGAAACAAAAGATGAATTAAAGGAAAACTTTGGTATATGTACTTTATCAAATGCAGAAGTAAACAATATTGATGAGGAAGCCATCATCGGACGAAGAGTACATTCTTTTGGACAGGAATTACTTGTTAAAAAGAATCTTATCCCTAATGGTATTGAGTTACAAAAACCATCGATTGAGGATATTATGATTTATTTTGTGAAAGGAGCAAAACGATAA
- a CDS encoding ABC-2 transporter permease, with the protein MLALILKDINTLKKTLLLTIPMSIAIAVYGIYENAIFMIPLICVMIPLILTAIAFGYDNKSNFEQFAFSMPIKKSSYVLSKLFFAFAFGLVGSICIFILLITKNQLTVDNILLFSLMTLVASILMSAIQLPFILKYGAEKGRLILVITYFLIFALSTLLKEKSDFLVKLMETFSKYSLAMICLGSIVISVLIVGIAIKASIMIMEQKEY; encoded by the coding sequence ATGCTTGCATTAATTTTGAAGGATATAAATACTTTAAAAAAGACATTATTATTAACAATTCCAATGAGTATTGCAATTGCTGTATATGGAATTTATGAAAATGCCATATTTATGATACCGTTAATATGTGTTATGATTCCACTTATATTGACTGCGATTGCTTTTGGTTATGATAATAAGTCTAATTTTGAACAGTTTGCATTTTCAATGCCAATAAAAAAGAGTAGTTATGTTTTAAGTAAACTTTTCTTTGCTTTTGCCTTTGGTTTGGTCGGTTCAATTTGTATATTTATTTTACTGATCACAAAAAATCAATTGACGGTGGATAATATATTATTGTTTTCTTTAATGACATTAGTAGCTAGTATACTGATGTCTGCTATTCAATTACCGTTTATTCTTAAATATGGTGCTGAAAAGGGCAGACTTATTTTGGTAATTACTTACTTTTTAATATTTGCTTTATCAACCTTACTAAAAGAAAAATCAGATTTCCTTGTGAAGTTAATGGAGACTTTTAGTAAATATTCCTTAGCAATGATTTGTTTAGGGAGTATAGTTATAAGTGTGCTAATAGTAGGAATTGCAATAAAAGCATCCATTATGATTATGGAGCAAAAAGAATATTAG
- the rny gene encoding ribonuclease Y gives MDFMSYAFAIVTLIIGFVLGVFIQKKNDEKKVDGAKANAEAIVDAAIRQAQTLKREALFDAKEENLKYRNEIEQELKERRSEANKLENRLIQKEEKLDVKSINLDKRELNLESKETEYTKRKEELETKEAKVQLLINEQQAELERVATLSRQEAREIIMTETETALSSEIAVLVRNAEQKAKDEADRNAKSIILQAIQKSATDLVAENTVTVVHLPSDDMKGRIIGREGRNIRTLESLTGIDLIIDDTPETIVLSGFDPIRRQIAKIALEKLIQDGRIHPARIEEMVDRARKELDEKIREIGEEATFDVGIHSLHPDIIKILGRLSFRTSYGQNVLKHSIEVAKLAGIMAGELGEDVAMAKRAGLLHDLGKALDHEIEGSHVEIGAEIANKYKEPEVVVNAIASHHGDTDPTSVIAVLVAAADALSAARPGARSESLENYIRRLEKLEEISNSFDGVSHSFAIQAGREVRVMVKPQQLNDAQAAKVARDIRNRIESEMNYPGNIKVTVIRETRVVEYAK, from the coding sequence ATGGACTTTATGTCGTACGCCTTCGCAATCGTTACTTTAATTATCGGTTTCGTTTTAGGCGTTTTCATTCAAAAGAAAAATGATGAAAAGAAAGTTGATGGAGCGAAAGCTAATGCTGAAGCAATCGTCGACGCTGCGATTCGTCAAGCTCAAACACTCAAGCGCGAGGCGCTGTTTGATGCTAAAGAGGAAAATTTAAAGTACCGAAATGAAATTGAACAAGAGTTAAAAGAACGTCGGAGTGAAGCGAATAAGTTGGAAAATCGCTTGATTCAAAAAGAAGAGAAATTAGATGTTAAAAGTATTAATCTCGATAAACGTGAATTAAATCTTGAATCAAAAGAAACAGAATATACGAAACGAAAAGAAGAGTTAGAAACAAAAGAAGCAAAAGTTCAATTATTAATTAATGAACAGCAAGCAGAATTAGAGCGTGTCGCAACATTATCTCGTCAAGAAGCGCGAGAAATTATAATGACGGAAACCGAAACCGCTCTTTCCAGTGAAATTGCTGTTTTAGTAAGAAATGCGGAGCAGAAAGCGAAGGATGAAGCGGATCGTAATGCTAAAAGTATCATCTTACAAGCAATTCAAAAGAGTGCGACGGATTTAGTTGCTGAAAACACGGTAACAGTTGTTCATTTACCAAGTGATGATATGAAAGGGCGTATTATTGGTCGTGAAGGACGTAACATTCGTACGTTAGAAAGCTTAACAGGTATTGATTTAATCATTGATGATACACCTGAAACCATTGTATTAAGTGGTTTTGACCCGATTCGTCGTCAAATCGCAAAAATTGCGCTTGAAAAACTGATTCAAGATGGTCGTATACATCCGGCTCGTATTGAGGAAATGGTTGATCGTGCAAGAAAAGAATTAGATGAAAAAATTCGAGAGATTGGTGAGGAAGCGACCTTTGACGTAGGTATTCATTCACTACATCCCGACATCATTAAAATTTTAGGGCGCTTATCATTTAGAACAAGTTATGGTCAAAATGTCTTAAAACATAGTATTGAAGTTGCGAAACTAGCAGGTATTATGGCTGGGGAGTTAGGTGAGGATGTTGCGATGGCAAAACGCGCAGGATTGTTACATGACTTAGGTAAAGCGTTAGACCATGAAATCGAAGGCTCTCACGTTGAAATCGGAGCTGAAATTGCTAATAAATACAAAGAACCTGAAGTAGTTGTGAATGCTATTGCGTCACATCATGGGGATACCGATCCAACATCTGTTATCGCAGTATTGGTAGCCGCAGCGGATGCATTATCAGCAGCTAGACCAGGCGCACGTAGTGAATCGCTAGAAAATTATATCCGCCGTTTAGAAAAACTTGAAGAGATTTCGAATAGTTTTGATGGCGTATCACATAGTTTTGCGATTCAAGCAGGTCGTGAAGTGCGTGTCATGGTTAAACCGCAACAATTAAATGATGCACAAGCAGCAAAAGTTGCTCGTGACATTCGTAATCGTATTGAATCCGAGATGAATTATCCAGGAAATATTAAAGTAACGGTGATTCGCGAAACGCGTGTTGTCGAATATGCCAAATAG
- the xerC gene encoding tyrosine recombinase XerC: MKQLMASFIDYLTNERRYSAHTITAYQKDLDDFYQFLEQTGDASIHLIDYQDMRLYLARMNELQLSSNSIARKLSSLRSFFKYAMREEAIEYNPLELIHYKSKKQRLPEFFYEEEMKQLLDTAYQLDNVTIIRDRAILELLYGSGLRVSELCELQLKQINQAIQMVRVIGKGNKERIVPMSDSANAAVKSYVKEWRSLYLTKDTNGHLFISEKGLPLKSYEVRNILESLKQAAGLTVSIYPHKLRHTFATHLLNNGADMRSVQEMLGHENLSSTQIYTHLSTQQMRETYLNAHPRAKRKTKD; this comes from the coding sequence ATGAAACAATTAATGGCATCTTTTATTGATTATTTGACCAATGAACGACGATACTCTGCTCATACGATAACGGCTTATCAAAAGGATTTAGACGATTTTTATCAATTTTTAGAGCAGACGGGTGATGCATCTATTCATCTAATTGATTATCAAGATATGCGTTTGTATTTAGCGAGAATGAATGAGCTACAACTCAGTTCAAACAGTATAGCTCGGAAATTGTCTAGCTTACGCTCCTTTTTTAAATACGCGATGCGTGAAGAGGCGATTGAATATAATCCACTAGAACTTATCCACTATAAAAGTAAAAAACAACGTTTACCAGAATTTTTTTACGAAGAAGAGATGAAACAATTACTCGATACTGCTTATCAATTGGATAATGTAACTATTATTAGAGATCGAGCGATATTAGAATTGCTTTACGGGTCGGGGTTGCGAGTAAGTGAACTATGTGAATTGCAGCTAAAACAAATTAATCAAGCGATCCAAATGGTACGTGTTATCGGTAAAGGTAATAAGGAGCGTATCGTACCGATGAGTGACAGCGCCAATGCTGCTGTTAAAAGCTATGTTAAAGAATGGCGTTCGCTGTATCTCACGAAAGATACTAACGGACATCTGTTCATTTCTGAAAAAGGGTTGCCGTTAAAGAGTTATGAAGTTCGCAACATTTTAGAATCACTCAAGCAAGCAGCGGGTTTGACGGTTTCCATATATCCACATAAACTTCGGCATACATTTGCGACACATTTATTAAATAATGGGGCGGATATGCGCAGTGTTCAAGAAATGTTAGGGCATGAAAATTTGAGTTCGACACAAATTTATACGCATTTGTCGACCCAACAAATGAGAGAGACATACTTAAATGCACATCCACGTGCAAAACGAAAAACGAAAGATTGA
- the hslV gene encoding HslU--HslV peptidase proteolytic subunit — translation MTTICAVKKGNQLAMAGDGQVTMGEKVIMKGSARKLRRIFNNQVVIGFAGGVADAITLSEMFEEKLQTHQGQLTRAAVEVAKQWRTDRGLQKLEALLIVMNKETMLLVSGTGEVIEPDDGVLTIGSGGNFALAAARALVRQNNDLTAKEIAYQALKIAGEIDIFTNDQIIVEEA, via the coding sequence ATGACTACAATTTGTGCTGTGAAAAAAGGAAATCAACTGGCAATGGCTGGTGATGGACAAGTAACTATGGGTGAAAAAGTGATTATGAAAGGTAGTGCACGTAAATTACGTCGCATTTTTAATAATCAAGTGGTAATTGGGTTTGCTGGTGGGGTAGCGGATGCTATTACTTTATCTGAAATGTTTGAAGAAAAATTACAAACGCACCAAGGGCAACTAACAAGAGCAGCCGTTGAAGTCGCGAAACAATGGCGTACGGACCGTGGTTTACAAAAGTTAGAAGCTTTATTAATCGTGATGAACAAAGAAACTATGTTACTCGTAAGTGGGACAGGTGAAGTTATAGAACCAGATGATGGTGTTCTGACGATTGGTTCTGGTGGTAATTTTGCTTTAGCGGCTGCACGTGCATTAGTTCGTCAAAATAACGACTTAACAGCTAAAGAAATTGCGTATCAAGCATTAAAAATTGCTGGTGAAATCGATATTTTTACCAATGACCAAATAATTGTAGAAGAAGCGTAA
- the hslU gene encoding ATP-dependent protease ATPase subunit HslU, whose amino-acid sequence MNQLTPRMVVQELDKYIIGQDEAKRAVAIALRNRIRRLKLDDEMREEVKPKNLLMIGPTGVGKTEIARRLATIAQAPFVKVEATKYTEVGYVGRDVESMVRDLVENSIRIVKAQQHELVKDQAQAKAIEKIAKALRPGQKVEKKAPANNGLGMFGDMFKMMQSTVDEEPEEIVSDEVASSRRQIRQQIRDGLLDKHEVTIKLEEKKIQLNSLNPAMEQMMDMQESLNALKPKKKIERTVTVKEAVELLTEEEADRLVNQEDIHQKALKLAQENGIIFIDEMDKIATKNQNAGEVSRQGVQRDILPIVEGSQVQTKYGIINTDHILFIGSGAFHLSKPSDLIPELQGRFPIRVNLNDLTKDDFVRILQEPKNAIIKQYQALLATEGVTITFDEAAINKMAEYAVQLNETTDNIGARRLHTILETLLEELLFESAEMQMGEIQITEKYVTQRLDKIVENRDLSHYIL is encoded by the coding sequence ATGAATCAATTAACACCAAGAATGGTTGTACAAGAATTAGACAAATACATTATTGGACAAGATGAAGCTAAACGTGCCGTTGCGATTGCGTTACGTAATCGTATTCGTCGTTTAAAATTAGATGACGAAATGCGCGAAGAAGTTAAACCTAAAAATTTATTAATGATCGGACCTACCGGTGTTGGTAAAACTGAAATTGCCCGTCGTTTAGCAACAATTGCTCAAGCACCTTTTGTTAAAGTAGAGGCAACAAAGTACACTGAAGTTGGTTATGTTGGACGCGATGTGGAATCAATGGTACGGGATTTGGTTGAAAATAGTATCCGTATTGTAAAAGCACAACAACATGAATTAGTTAAAGACCAAGCTCAAGCTAAAGCCATCGAAAAGATTGCTAAAGCACTTAGACCGGGACAAAAAGTGGAAAAGAAAGCACCTGCTAATAATGGTTTAGGGATGTTTGGTGATATGTTCAAAATGATGCAATCGACTGTAGATGAAGAACCTGAAGAAATTGTTTCTGATGAAGTGGCGAGTTCACGACGCCAAATTCGTCAACAAATTCGTGATGGCTTACTCGACAAGCATGAAGTAACTATCAAACTAGAAGAGAAAAAAATACAATTGAATAGTTTAAATCCTGCCATGGAGCAAATGATGGATATGCAAGAAAGTCTCAACGCTTTAAAACCAAAGAAAAAAATCGAACGGACAGTGACAGTTAAAGAAGCGGTAGAATTACTGACGGAAGAAGAAGCAGATCGTTTAGTGAATCAAGAGGATATTCATCAAAAAGCCTTAAAATTAGCGCAAGAAAATGGTATTATTTTCATTGATGAGATGGATAAAATTGCAACGAAAAATCAAAATGCAGGTGAGGTTAGTCGCCAAGGAGTGCAACGCGATATTTTACCGATTGTAGAAGGTAGTCAAGTACAGACTAAGTATGGTATTATCAATACAGATCATATATTATTTATTGGTAGCGGTGCGTTTCATTTATCGAAGCCGTCAGATTTGATTCCAGAATTACAAGGGCGCTTCCCGATTCGTGTGAATTTAAATGATTTAACAAAAGATGATTTTGTACGGATTTTACAAGAGCCTAAAAATGCAATCATTAAACAATATCAAGCGTTATTAGCAACAGAAGGTGTGACGATTACTTTTGATGAAGCGGCGATTAATAAAATGGCAGAATATGCGGTACAGTTAAATGAAACAACAGATAATATTGGTGCTCGTCGTTTACACACCATTTTAGAAACTTTGTTAGAGGAATTATTATTTGAATCGGCAGAAATGCAAATGGGTGAGATTCAAATTACGGAAAAATATGTAACACAACGATTAGATAAAATTGTAGAAAATCGTGATTTAAGTCATTATATTTTATAA
- a CDS encoding aldose 1-epimerase family protein has translation MITLKNEYLTLTIRELGAELVSVIDNKTGYEFLWQGSKRSWSGQAPVLFPIVGALKNNQYTYQGKTYELPQHGFARRTTFNTQAVTDTSATFYLKSNEDTLAVYPFEFSFQITYILFGNKISVSYEVLNPSHDEPLYYSVGGHPGFNVSHFRPEKGQPEFQNVSYTFEPQGAYLNIPLLGKHVDLERARYVIVDDIPIMHKTFRKDAQIYRIPRGTSVVLNDNDNQVKITLSPNGMDLVGIWSSYPKKDSFVCLEPWAGIADTIDASGELTEKYAINCLEPGGLISHDYTLTFEKQ, from the coding sequence GTGATAACTTTGAAGAATGAGTATCTGACCTTAACGATTCGTGAATTAGGAGCAGAATTGGTATCGGTGATTGATAATAAAACAGGTTATGAATTTTTGTGGCAAGGCAGTAAACGTTCTTGGTCTGGGCAAGCTCCTGTGCTATTTCCAATTGTAGGTGCCTTAAAAAACAATCAGTATACTTATCAAGGAAAAACGTATGAGTTACCTCAACATGGTTTTGCCCGTCGAACAACCTTTAATACTCAAGCAGTTACCGATACATCAGCTACTTTTTACTTAAAGAGTAATGAGGATACGTTAGCAGTATACCCGTTTGAATTTAGTTTTCAAATTACGTATATTTTATTCGGTAATAAAATTTCTGTGAGTTATGAAGTATTGAATCCAAGTCATGACGAACCACTTTATTATAGTGTTGGGGGCCATCCTGGTTTTAATGTGTCGCATTTTCGTCCGGAAAAAGGGCAACCCGAGTTTCAAAATGTGAGTTATACCTTTGAGCCGCAAGGTGCCTATTTAAATATTCCGTTACTAGGTAAACACGTTGATTTGGAGCGAGCACGCTATGTTATCGTCGATGACATTCCTATTATGCATAAAACATTTAGAAAAGATGCACAAATATATCGCATTCCTCGTGGAACAAGTGTTGTTTTAAACGATAATGATAATCAAGTGAAAATCACTTTGTCCCCCAATGGAATGGACTTAGTTGGGATTTGGTCTTCGTATCCGAAAAAGGACAGTTTTGTTTGCTTAGAGCCATGGGCAGGTATTGCCGATACGATTGATGCGTCGGGTGAGTTAACGGAAAAATATGCTATTAATTGCTTAGAACCGGGTGGTTTAATTAGTCATGATTATACGTTAACATTTGAAAAACAATGA
- a CDS encoding GatB/YqeY domain-containing protein yields MTLTEQITQDLKTAMKAQDKETLKVVRMLKAALQKEQLEHSEPLTPEQELTIIAREMKQRKDSLVEFEKAERMDLVEPLLQEIKIVERYLPAQLSKAEVAEKVQAIIASFDDSAAVNFGTVMGKAMGQLKGQADGQVVNQVVKELLSK; encoded by the coding sequence ATGACATTAACAGAACAAATTACACAAGATTTAAAAACAGCGATGAAAGCACAAGATAAAGAAACGTTAAAAGTAGTGCGCATGTTAAAGGCGGCGTTACAAAAAGAACAACTTGAACATTCAGAACCATTGACTCCTGAACAAGAGTTGACGATTATTGCCCGTGAAATGAAGCAACGGAAAGATTCATTAGTTGAGTTTGAAAAAGCAGAACGTATGGATTTGGTGGAACCATTATTACAAGAAATTAAAATTGTGGAACGTTATCTACCTGCTCAATTATCAAAAGCTGAAGTAGCCGAAAAAGTACAAGCGATTATCGCCTCTTTTGATGATTCAGCTGCAGTTAATTTTGGCACAGTAATGGGTAAAGCAATGGGACAATTAAAAGGACAAGCAGATGGTCAAGTCGTTAATCAAGTGGTAAAAGAATTATTAAGTAAATAA
- a CDS encoding PhoH family protein, which yields MIAVIGNQDEHLKLLESEYPVSLSVRGEVITINGEEEAVMDVRDILFMLIHLLERNISPKTMDIVTAIKMAKANQLEFFVNLYEEVIGRAADGRAIRAKNYGQLQYIKQINQHDITFGIGPAGTGKTFLAVVLAVQALREGKVKKIILTRPAVEAGESLGFLPGDLKEKVDPYLRPVYDALYTVLGTEHTNRLMDRGIIEIAPLAYMRGRTLDDAFVILDEAQNTTIAQMKMFLTRLGFGSKMIINGDQTQIDLPKGVKSGLIDATYKLKNIKQIAIVSFDAFDVVRHPVVGAIIQAYSKINPTHEVTAPLDEESTHHSQKIQTIEKELIE from the coding sequence ATGATTGCGGTAATTGGCAATCAAGATGAGCATCTAAAATTGTTAGAGTCTGAGTATCCAGTTAGTCTATCGGTTCGTGGCGAAGTTATTACGATTAATGGTGAAGAAGAAGCAGTCATGGATGTTCGCGATATCCTATTTATGTTGATTCATTTACTTGAGCGCAATATCAGTCCTAAAACAATGGATATTGTAACAGCGATTAAAATGGCTAAAGCGAACCAGCTAGAATTTTTTGTGAATCTGTATGAGGAAGTTATTGGTCGTGCCGCTGATGGACGAGCAATTCGTGCGAAAAATTATGGCCAGCTTCAATACATTAAACAAATTAATCAACACGATATTACTTTCGGGATTGGCCCAGCAGGGACAGGGAAAACTTTCTTAGCGGTTGTCTTAGCGGTGCAAGCTTTGCGTGAAGGGAAAGTTAAAAAGATTATTTTAACACGTCCAGCAGTTGAGGCAGGGGAAAGTCTAGGGTTTTTACCTGGAGATTTGAAAGAAAAAGTAGACCCCTATTTACGACCGGTTTATGATGCGCTTTATACAGTGTTAGGTACTGAACATACGAATCGTTTAATGGACCGTGGTATTATTGAAATTGCGCCTTTAGCGTATATGCGAGGTCGAACATTGGATGATGCCTTTGTAATTTTGGATGAAGCCCAAAATACTACTATTGCTCAAATGAAAATGTTCTTAACTAGGTTAGGATTTGGTTCGAAAATGATTATCAATGGTGACCAAACACAAATTGATTTACCAAAAGGTGTCAAATCGGGTCTTATTGATGCGACATATAAATTGAAAAACATCAAACAAATTGCGATTGTTTCATTTGATGCATTTGATGTAGTAAGACACCCTGTTGTTGGTGCAATTATTCAAGCTTACAGCAAAATTAACCCAACACATGAGGTGACAGCCCCTCTTGATGAAGAGTCAACGCATCATTCACAAAAAATACAAACAATAGAAAAAGAATTAATCGAATAA